The nucleotide sequence taaaaaaaaatctcagaaaagataaaacaaaaaaatatatctgtagTGCACTCAGTTGCGAGAAACATCACtaggtgtgtctgtgtgtctgaaTCAAATAACTGACTGTTGAACAGTGTTTGTAGTAACAAACTTTGCTGGTCATGGTAATGGAATATATTTGTGTGGTATGTAAAAATCCTTGCTAAATGAACATGATTAAAAACAGGGAAGGACACAATCAAGTTTCTCCAAGTAATCTTAGCTCAGCCTTGGGCAggcaatattaatattttttcccccaaggatTCCTTATCTTCCATAATGGTCATGCTAGGGATTTAAGGGGTGGGTTTTGTGTGCAACACAGAAGTCAATGTACTCTGAGTGACTTCATAGTGAGAAGGGAATTATGGACAAGTCTTAAGTGCATAGGCAGTGCCCTAAGAACTTTAAGCGTGAAGCGCAATTCCCTTTTCTTGTTCATGACCCGACTTAGATCTGTGTGTATATGCCAAACTTGCAGGGGAAATGCATTCCCCATTTCTTCACTGGCATCACCTACCCCTGCCCAAGGAATTCCATACCTGAGCCATTTTGCCCTCAGATTCTCATGGATGAATGTAGTGAGTGAGCTGTTCTCTCTATAGgtaaaacaaacatgaaaatctGTAGAATAGTATGTGCCTTTTGCTTAGTATATGGCAACATGAACACTACAAGTTGAATTAACACACTGGAGGTGAAGCAGCAACAAAAAGTCATTGTCAAATTCAGATTGGATTTCACAGATAAAGAgactttgggttttgggttctTAAGGAGGGTGGAgagaagaaagcttttttttaaaaggaaaagttaATGTTGGTGCCTGTCTTTCTTCTAGGTACATACATCATGACAACTGCCCTGGTGCCCCTCCTggaaaaagcagctgatgcCAGAGTGGTGAGTCTGTGATGCTGTTTAAAAGGGGTGTTTTACTATTTTTACCTTCTGGCTTGTGACAGCAGTTCTCTGACTGTGTTAGCAATGCAGGATTACTAATAATACTGTAAGGATCTCTAAAATCCTCTTGGATTTTGCTAACAACAACCTCCTTCTCTAAGGCAaagctcctgcctgctgctctcaAACCTTCATTGGAAATCAGAGTAAAACACTTCGTTTGGGAACTTACCCTCATGGATTCCCTAGGGCAAGTTAGCTCCTGCAGCAGAGTGCAAAATTGTACAACAGGAATATAGGTTTAAGAACTTTACAGATCTTGGTGTAAAATAAGACAGCaggtacatttttaaaaattaaatttcccaAGTTTTGTATGGTTTCTAATTAGTTTCAGTAAATGTTAAACATACAAACTGCAAATAGTGCTATTctgctattttctttctccccattacttttcaaaaggaagaagTACAAAATTCCTGAAATGAATCAACATTGCTTTGAATGAAAGTTTCTTAAAAAACATACGTATCTTCCACCTCATCTCCAGGTATGCTCTACTCATGAGCAGAAGCATAATGCAAAGGGTATACAGAGGAGTCCTGCTCCACAGGGACTTCCAACTATTGCCTGAAGACTACATTGCATGCATGAGTGcatctgtgttttgtttttcattcatttgtttttcattcatttgtttttcattcatttgtttttcattcatttcattaCAGATAACTGTCTCTTCTGGGGGCATGCTAGTTCAAAAATTAAACATATCTGACTTGCAGTCAGGAAATGGGCCATTTGATGGAACTATGGTGTATGCACAGAACAAGGTACAGTCCATGGGATTGAAAACAAAGCCCAGCCCTTCTTTGCTAGGTACCTCGTACCATCTGCTTTGCAAAAAACTTGTTGGTCACTGTTGTATTTCCATTGTATCCAACCCATGTGCAGATGCACAGGCAATAATCTTCAGGAGTATGATGGCATGCCCTTAGTAGTGCATACATCTTACATGGAGAAAAGCATGGCTAGACTTTCATTTGATATGAGAGAAGTCCCAAGGGGGAACACTGTCTTTCGCTGATGAACCCTGTCTGCCTGCTTAGTTCTTGCCCACAGTCTGCAGCAAGTAGACGTGGTCAATAaaagcagtgcagctgctttaAATCTGTGGCCAGGGTATAGATGGCAATGACTGTGGAAGTCTCTTATGAAACTATCCAATAAATCCAGTCAGGATGAGCAAGGGAATATTTCTGCTGTGCATAAATGCTCTGGTATTTATGGCACATTTGATGTAGTTTATCTCCCTGGGAACTAATTTGATGGACAAGCTGTTGAACTTGGTGCTAGTGTGGCTCTTACTGCTCTATCCTAGAGACAGCAAGTTGTCCTGACAGAACAGTGGGCAAAGGCTCACAGAAACATCCATTTCTCCGTGATGCACCCCGGCTGGGCAGACACTCCAGGTAACCTCTGCTTCACACTCTTgacagtaattttttcttttcaggattAGTctaaaagcagagagaaatgaAACTTCTAGTATATTTTTCCAACAGGTGCAGTAATTTATATTCTCCAAACTGGTGCTTGAAGTAGTTTTATATCTCCTTGGTGGCTCTATTCTGCATGGTGTCTGCTAGCTGTGTATATCTAGAGAATAATAATGGGTAGTGAAtgcttccagccctgcacaaTTGCACAAAAGAGACACAGTTCTTTAAGGTAACCTTTAAGTTACATTTGTAGTGGAACTATTAAACACACAGATGGAGCTTCTGCCTCTGTGAGTACCAGTATGCAGACACTGGGAAATCTGCAAGGGCATGTGGGAACATGCACCACTGTGCAAGCCCCTCTGCTCTTTCTCTAAACATTTACTGCTGTTGAGAAGCACTTTGGCCATTCAGCCCTTTGAGCTGCAGCTGTTCTTCAGTGACTGTGCCTGAGGTGGGCCAGCATCAGTCATGCACTATGCATGTTGCATTCCCCAATGTTTCCAGCCCCCAGTGCCCAAGCTTGGGATGCAGAATAGCAGTTACATCTCTAGGTCTTTTATAAGGATGCAGTTTTCAAAATTTGCTTCTGACAACAGAAGCATTTACCCTGTCTACCTTATGCTTGAAAATAGTCCTTTCCAACTAAATATCCcagtatttctttctctttaaaatacatttatttatgcaTTATGGATTTCAAACTTAATGAACCATAAAGTTATTCTGCCTTAAAGTTCAAACACTCCCTAACCCCCAAAAATAAACACCTGCAGTGGATGGGTCCACAGTCATCATCTCTtggacaaaataaaatgaagccAGAGTTTAGACAGGAAGTAAGCAGTTTTTAAGTACAGTGCTGTGGCTGGTTTCCTAAAACTGGTGAGAAAATAAGAGCTAAAAATCCCATTAGAATACTGTTTTTTGGAATTTGTGTTTCTCCGGTGTTTGCTGTCTTTACAGTTTAGAATGGAGCTGGCAGAGGAACCTCTTACAGATCCTGTTGTCAGTTTAGTCCCTGTAATTTGACCCAAACAAACTAGTGGTGGATTATCTGGCAGCTTAATGCTATTCTCCCACAAGCCATCCTACTCCCAGATATGGGGAAATACTAATTTTCTTCCATAAGCTCCAGAGATGCCTCCTCTCCTTACACATAAAATGGCAATTTGAAGccgtttttttgtttggtttttttgttgttgttgttgtttttgtttttttaatcaaaaagcCTTGCATGGCAGGCCACCATTCTGTTATCTTTTCCAGCTGTGAGATCATCCATGCCTGATTTCTATGAGAGGATGAAGAACTCGCTGCGCACAGAGGCCCAAGGAGCTGACACCGTCCTGTGGTTGGCGGTGTCAGCTGAAGCAACAAAGCTGCCCAGTGGCTTGTTCTTCCAAGGTAAGAAGCAGTGCACAGTGCACAGACTGGAGATCTCCAGCCTGCCTGAGCTTAGGATCTCTGTCTGGCCTGGAAGGGGATGAAGGCTGCACCAGGCAGCTTGTGCGAAGGATAAAGCATTCCTCAAAGTTGTTTCAAGTCTAAATGTTTGAGTGAACATCATGTTATATTGTTATAGTCCTGCTTTTGTCCTATAAAGTAGCTGATAGAGActtcaaagcatttctttatGGAGGATTGGGGatttttgtaatgaaaatgGCTGCATGTAGGACTGTGCCAAGGGAAGGTGAATCACAGCAGTCAAGCAGCATCTTTTATGATGCTAGGAAAGGAGCATCTTTCTCACAGAGCACTGGGAGTTGGCTCTGCTTTGACAGGTTCTTCCTACTGTTCCATGCTAGCTAAAATTGCCAATTCCCCCTTTTTCTAACACCAGGCAGAGACGAGCACAGTGACATTTTTGGCACTGTGATCTTAGGGAATGGAAAAGTAGGGCAGAGcctttctcttctcccaggcaaatGACAGGCATCtttggaggagcagctggaagtAGGAATGCTTAATGGTGATGCAGGTCAGTCCAGAATGAGAAAGCTCAGGGTAATTTCTTACAGAAGCTCAGTGCGTCtgttggatgtggcactcaaaTCCTGATTCACTGAATTTCTGTGTGGAGAATGTAGGAAGCTCAGACTTCCGCACTTGGGTTGACTTTGTCCTTTCTGTCCCACAGTCACACAGGATTGGCTGACAGATACTTAAATGGACATTTTTCATGTCAGCATGTGGAAACCCCACATCCCAGCTGGTCAGCCTTCTTTGTAGAACCAGGCTTTGCCTTTCTTTTACTCCAGTCACTTTCTTCTGGTCCTAATGCTTCTGCTCAGttgttctttctgtttctttcataaTTCCACCAGGCTCTTCCCTTTGGCCTTTGTACACCCTCAGCTTTGGTAAACAGGGAGCATGCCCTGGCTCTTTAGCTAAAGCTACTGGCTTTTGAGAGCTTTGGTCCTGGCATGGCTGCTTTTAAAGCTGGAAGAGAAGTTCTGAGTCTCTCTTGTGCTTATCAGATAGTGGTGAGGTCAGTTATTTCTTGCTCCTACAGCCTTTTGGAAACCCCAGCTTAACATGGGAACTCTTCAGGCCCTTTCGGTGAAGGGTTTGGGTGGGGTGTGGAAGCACTTTGCTGTAAGCCAAATGCTTCTGGACCTAGGCAGCCATTTTCCATATCAGGCACAGTTACACAGTTTCCCTCCATTTTCTGCATTCTGTTTTACTGTTTCCTCTGAGAACAAACCAAAGccagcttgtttttttttttctgagaaaaaataatgggaagtGAGAACACAACTAGTTCTACCAGAATTCTCTGCATCTGCTAAAGTACATAAAAATTGTTTAACAGAGACCTGCATTCCAATGACTAGAAGCATCTTCTCTGTGATGCTGAACTTGGCTTTCATACCTAGTTCCCAAACTTTAGCACAGGCTACTGGAAGCACAATGACTAGGTGGGGAGCTGTTCATAATCAGTGATGGAGACGGGAATGTTCTCTGCATGTTTCTCTCTCCTCAGTTCTCCGTAAGCAGAAGTTATGTGGTGTGTGCAGTCAGGTAAACATTTGCTCTTAAGAGAGCAAATATCTCTGCTCTTCTGGGAAGCCCCGTGACAGCCTCATAGGTTTTCAGGGAAATCTGCTGCCAAGGGTTGCAACAGCTTGTTCTTTTTGtctcagctggctgctgcagaagctGGGCTCGCTACACAGACTTAACAGTGCTGCACCAGTGCTCTGACTGTTGTTCCACAGACACCTGACAGCATTGTCACAAGGTTCCTGGGCTCTAGATACCATGTTTTTGGAGGGGAAAATCCCTTGGAGTGGGTGGTGGTAACAGCTGTATTTGCAGAGTGAGTGACAAGCATGAGATTTGGAAAATCAAGCAAAGCATCAAACTGAACAAACTTGGTTGGATATGTCTCACTTATGGTGATTGAGCAATAAGCTGAAGTTCCTTTGCATTTAGAATTTAACCATTGTTTCTAAGGATGAAAGCAAGCATTTTAAGATAGAAAATAATCCTAACTATAAAGTCTCAGCTGGGGATTTGTACAGTACTAGAAATGttatccaggaaggaaggaaaaatgttgTTTCAAGTGCAAAA is from Cinclus cinclus chromosome 2, bCinCin1.1, whole genome shotgun sequence and encodes:
- the DHRS12 gene encoding dehydrogenase/reductase SDR family member 12 isoform X3, whose protein sequence is MVNNRELTEDGLEKNFATNTLGTYIMTTALVPLLEKAADARVITVSSGGMLVQKLNISDLQSGNGPFDGTMVYAQNKRQQVVLTEQWAKAHRNIHFSVMHPGWADTPAVRSSMPDFYERMKNSLRTEAQGADTVLWLAVSAEATKLPSGLFFQDRQPVPTHLPLAYTHSPPEDEEKLMEVLEEYSQKFKSISPGM